From Nitratidesulfovibrio vulgaris str. Hildenborough, a single genomic window includes:
- a CDS encoding NTP transferase domain-containing protein translates to MLRIGAIVLAAGEGKRMGACKPLLPLGASTVLAHVAKTLLPAINGPLVVVTGHHGDAVTAEALRLSLETAENTTPQDGMFSSVRTGIAHIVGRVDGVLVLPADIPFVRTATCALVVEAFRRHRAAVTYPTLCGERGHPPLLDADTMRAVLASSGDGGLRGVLLALERQGGTTHDVAVADEGIVTDMDTPADHAQLVARHPLRHIPTPREREALLEMAGTPARVRAHCRMVARAALAMAAHLEATRRGFISPFARQSAPHGISTSGAHAEPRSVPASTTTHAVHAEGNTTLPHTATAHVACPPPDVTTGPMPTCQPGHMPDHMPGTARDAAQQAPAATASPQRLDRPLIHAAATLHDICKGTQRHEAAGGALLTRHGFPEVGSIIAAHRDIAPQAGPEIDEAALVMLADKYVRGVSLIPVEERFDERLREWAHRPDVACDIAARKARVLMVRDLFESETATELFPLLQRKVRRGTF, encoded by the coding sequence ATGTTACGGATAGGTGCAATCGTGCTCGCCGCGGGTGAGGGCAAGCGCATGGGGGCCTGCAAACCCCTTCTTCCGCTAGGCGCATCGACCGTTCTAGCCCATGTGGCAAAGACCCTTCTACCGGCCATCAACGGCCCTTTGGTTGTCGTGACCGGGCACCATGGCGATGCCGTCACGGCAGAGGCACTTCGCCTCTCACTGGAGACGGCAGAGAACACCACCCCGCAGGACGGCATGTTCTCGTCCGTACGAACCGGTATTGCTCATATCGTCGGACGGGTGGACGGCGTACTGGTGCTGCCGGCCGACATCCCATTCGTGCGCACGGCCACCTGTGCCCTCGTGGTCGAGGCTTTCCGCAGGCACAGGGCCGCCGTCACGTACCCTACGCTGTGCGGTGAACGTGGGCACCCCCCGCTTCTCGACGCAGACACCATGCGCGCCGTGCTGGCCTCTTCCGGTGATGGAGGGCTTCGCGGAGTGCTTCTGGCCCTTGAGCGTCAGGGCGGAACCACCCACGACGTAGCCGTTGCGGATGAAGGCATCGTGACCGACATGGACACCCCGGCTGACCACGCGCAACTGGTTGCCCGCCATCCCCTGCGCCACATTCCCACTCCGCGGGAACGAGAGGCGTTGCTGGAGATGGCTGGCACCCCTGCGAGAGTCCGGGCGCACTGCCGCATGGTGGCCCGCGCCGCACTGGCCATGGCGGCACACCTCGAAGCCACACGACGCGGCTTCATCAGCCCGTTCGCTAGACAGTCCGCCCCGCACGGCATCTCGACTTCCGGGGCACACGCCGAACCACGTTCCGTACCAGCGTCCACGACGACTCATGCGGTGCATGCCGAAGGCAACACCACCCTGCCGCACACCGCCACAGCCCATGTGGCATGCCCCCCCCCTGACGTGACAACGGGCCCCATGCCCACGTGCCAGCCGGGGCACATGCCGGACCACATGCCGGGAACAGCGCGGGATGCCGCACAGCAAGCCCCCGCCGCCACCGCCTCGCCTCAACGCCTCGACAGGCCACTCATCCACGCTGCCGCCACGCTGCACGACATCTGCAAGGGCACACAGCGCCATGAAGCCGCCGGAGGTGCACTGCTGACGCGCCATGGTTTTCCCGAAGTCGGAAGCATCATCGCGGCGCACCGCGACATCGCACCACAGGCGGGACCGGAGATTGACGAGGCTGCGCTGGTCATGCTGGCAGACAAATACGTGCGGGGGGTATCTCTCATTCCTGTAGAGGAACGCTTCGACGAACGGCTTCGGGAGTGGGCCCACAGGCCCGATGTGGCTTGTGACATCGCAGCCCGCAAGGCACGGGTGCTCATGGTGCGCGACCTCTTCGAATCGGAGACGGCTACGGAGCTTTTTCCCCTGCTGCAACGGAAAGTCCGACGGGGAACGTTCTGA
- a CDS encoding histidine phosphatase family protein — protein MTVGVPAFETTDTPEKNASRAVILLRHAATTGGEGRAIGRTPLPLSPEGLRQAAALCKVMRQCRPAALYASPASRARDTLGPLLDECTVHLIDDMDEIDMGQWDGRTFDSIRQREPEQYNRRGRDMAHFKIPGGETFADVQRRVMTAVRHMAQGPRPAVCITHAGCLRVVACTLTRTRLEDLMSFRFSHLHGLAMTGPSSALHLEKADVTLEDLPSLL, from the coding sequence ATGACTGTGGGCGTTCCAGCCTTCGAGACGACTGACACCCCGGAAAAGAATGCCAGCCGCGCCGTCATCCTGCTGCGCCACGCCGCCACCACAGGCGGAGAAGGGCGTGCCATCGGGCGTACCCCGTTACCCCTGTCGCCCGAAGGCCTGCGGCAGGCTGCCGCCCTGTGCAAAGTCATGCGACAATGTCGACCCGCCGCCCTCTATGCAAGCCCGGCCAGCCGCGCCCGCGACACGCTAGGCCCCCTCCTCGACGAATGCACCGTCCACCTCATCGACGACATGGACGAAATCGACATGGGGCAGTGGGATGGGCGCACCTTCGATTCCATACGCCAGCGGGAACCTGAGCAATACAACCGACGCGGGCGCGATATGGCCCACTTCAAGATTCCGGGCGGCGAGACCTTCGCCGATGTCCAGCGACGTGTCATGACGGCAGTGCGTCACATGGCCCAAGGGCCACGCCCAGCAGTGTGCATCACCCACGCGGGCTGCCTGCGGGTCGTTGCCTGTACCCTGACACGAACACGGCTCGAAGACCTCATGTCCTTTCGCTTCAGCCACTTGCATGGTCTGGCGATGACCGGGCCGTCGTCAGCCTTGCATCTTGAAAAAGCTGATGTGACGCTTGAAGACCTGCCTTCACTGTTATGA